The Nitrospirota bacterium genomic interval CCTACAGGATAAAATACAATACCTATAGGCCGCATGAGGCGCTGGGATATGATATCCCGGCTAATTATTATAAACTTGAAAATCTGGTGGGACTAACTTTAAACTCGAAATAGTTGTTCCGAAAAAGTCGAGCAGGACAAGAACAGATTAAATCCTCATAATGGGCTATGCTTGAATTCAATTCACGATAAAGCATTTGAGAGAGGATTTCTAACTGTAACTCCAGAATATAAAATCAAATTGTCGAAATGTTTTGACGATTTCAAAAAAGATGGTGCAGTAAAAGATTTGTTTTTCAAATACAATAATCAATCCATCATTTTACCTGACAAATTTCTACCGTCGAAAGAATTCTTGGATTATCATTATAAGGACATTTTCATTAAATGAACAGCGTTGAACAAATTGAAGAGAGTTATTTACGTTCGAATAGAACAGTAGAAACAATTTTACTAACAGACTTAAGCAACAGTTCTCGTCAGAAAATTGTTTATGTTTATAATTATGAAGGCTATCATTACAGGGTTTTTGATAACGTAATAGAACTCACAAAATTTTTAAATAATAATGAATTCAGAATTTTGAAAGAATACTTAAAAGATTATTGGGTTTACAATTTTCTTGAAAAATATCAGTTTAATACCTAATAGGTGAATGGAGTGAAATATATGTTTTCCTCACACAAATCCAATAGTGCAAAAGTCCTCAGTGCCATAGCGCAGAGCCTCTTGACAGCAAATTACCTATTGCAGTAAAATTAACTGCAATTGTAGTAATATTCACTGCAAACCAATGAGACAACCATTAGAAAAGATATTTAGTTCAAGAATCAGGGCAAAGGCGCTCGGGTGGTTTTATATGCATACAGACGAGAGCTTTTTTGTTCGCCAGCTTGCAAATATCTTAGAGGAAGACTCCACCAATCTCAGCCGTGAACTTTCAAGTCTCGAAAAGGTTGGAATCTTATCATCAATGCGGCAGGGGAATCTTAAATATTTCAAGGTAAACAGGAAATGTCCTTTTTCCGATGAGCTTAAAGGCCTTATTCTTAAGACCGTTGGCTTAATCGGAGAACTCAAATCCTCCCTTGAAAAAATGCCGGCCATTAAATATGCCTTTATATATGGCTCATATGCAAAGGGCGAGGAAAAGGCAGAAAGCGATATAGACTTAATGATTATAGGAGATACCGAGATTGATAAACTTGATTCGCTTGCAAGCAGTATTGAAAAGAGGGTCGGCAGGTCAATAAACTATATAATATACAGCAACAGTGAATTCTTATATAAAAAAAAGAAGAAAGACGGCTTTATCATTGATGTCTTAAAAGATAAAAAGATAATGCTGATAGGAGATGAGAATGGGCTTAAAAGGGCTTGAGTCTCAAGGCTTGA includes:
- a CDS encoding nucleotidyltransferase domain-containing protein produces the protein MRQPLEKIFSSRIRAKALGWFYMHTDESFFVRQLANILEEDSTNLSRELSSLEKVGILSSMRQGNLKYFKVNRKCPFSDELKGLILKTVGLIGELKSSLEKMPAIKYAFIYGSYAKGEEKAESDIDLMIIGDTEIDKLDSLASSIEKRVGRSINYIIYSNSEFLYKKKKKDGFIIDVLKDKKIMLIGDENGLKRA